The following proteins come from a genomic window of Scomber japonicus isolate fScoJap1 chromosome 4, fScoJap1.pri, whole genome shotgun sequence:
- the LOC128356924 gene encoding lens fiber major intrinsic protein-like codes for MWEFRSMNFWRAVFAEFFGTMFFVFFGMGTALRWTTGPHHVLHVALCFGLAAATLIQSIGHISGGHINPAVTFAYLVGSQMSLFRAVFYMVAQCLGAVAGAAVLYGVTPGNMRGNMAMNTLQPGISMGMATTVEVFLTMQLVVCIFAVTDERRNGRMGSAALSIGFSVTVGHLMGMYYTGAGMNPARSFAPAVLFRNFVNHWVYWVGPMIGGAMGALLYDFMLFPRMRGLSERLATLKGSRPPESETQQDTRGEPIELKTQAL; via the exons ATGTGGGAGTTCCGGTCCATGAATTTTTGGCGGGCGGTCTTCGCAGAGTTCTTCGGGACCatgttctttgtatttttcGGCATGGGTACTGCCCTGCGCTGGACCACTGGGCCTCATCATGTCCTGCATGTGGCCCTGTGCTTCGGGCTGGCAGCTGCCACCCTCATCCAGTCCATTGGCCACATCAGCGGCGGCCACATTAACCCTGCCGTTACCTTTGCCTACCTTGTTGGCTCACAGATGTCTCTTTTCCGCGCCGTTTTCTACATGGTTGCCCAGTGCCTGGGTGCCGTGGCTGGGGCCGCTGTGCTGTATGGGGTCACACCCGGCAACATGAGAGGCAATATGGCAATGAACACG CTGCAGCCTGGCATCAGTATGGGAATGGCCACCACTGTGGAGGTTTTCCTCACCATGCAGCTCGTGGTGTGCATCTTCGCCGTGACCGATGAGAGGAGAAACGGACGTATGGGATCTGCTGCTCTCTCCATCGGCTTCTCTGTCACCGTCGGCCATCTCATGGGG ATGTACTACACTGGTGCTGGAATGAACCCTGCCAGGTCTTTTGCTCCTGCTGTGCTCTTCAGGAACTTCGTCAACCACTGG GTGTACTGGGTCGGACCTATGATAGGAGGTGCTATGGGTGCCCTCCTGTACGATTTCATGCTGTTCCCACGCATGAGGGGTCTGTCCGAGCGCCTGGCCACACTGAAGGGCAGCCGCCCCCCAGAGAGCGAGACCCAGCAGGACACCCGTGGAGAGCCCATCGAGCTCAAGACACAAGCCCTATAA
- the LOC128356925 gene encoding aquaporin-4: MTWRELRSRQFWHAMLAELLGTLVLVSTVLGASVPGPGEAPVGPLYPAVAVGVVIVALAHCFGEISGAQVNPAVTLAFLATRKLEVLRAVVYIIAQCLGASLGAGVLYLALPHKTTAEHFVNKVPIELNAAQALGIEVLCTFQLVFTVFSVEDQRRRENPEPGNLAIGFAHSAGVLIGARFSGASMNPARSLGPAIIVGFWENHWVYWMGPLLGAILAGLSHEFFFARSASRQKLVACLTCKDIEIVETTSMTGSSLSTVTQNAMRAKHASKQENN; this comes from the exons ATGACGTGGCGTGAG CTTCGAAGTCGGCAGTTCTGGCACGCCATGCTGGCCGAGCTGCTCGGCACCTTGGTGTTAGTGAGTACTGTGCTGGGTGCCTCTGTGCCAGGCCCTGGAGAGGCCCCCGTGGGACCACTGTACCCAGCTGTGGCCGTGGGTGTGGTGATTGTTGCACTGGCACACTGTTTTGGAGAGATTAGTGGGGCACAG GTGAACCCTGCAGTGACTCTGGCTTTTCTGGCCACACGGAAGCTGGAGGTTCTCAGGGCTGTTGTTTATATCATTGCACAGTGTTTGGGGGCATCTTTAGGGGCCGGGGTCCTCTATCTGGCCCTGCCACATAAAACCACTGCAGAGCACTTTGTCAACAAG GTACCAATAGAGTTGAATGCAGCCCAGGCTCTGGGCATAGAGGTTTTGTGCACGTTTCAGTTGGTCTTCACTGTGTTCTCAGTGGAGGACCAGCGGCGGAGGGAGAACCCAGAACCAGGAAACCTGGCCATTGGATTTGCACACAGTGCTGGAGTGCTAATAGGT GCCCGGTTCTCTGGTGCGAGTATGAACCCTGCACGCTCTCTGGGTCCAGCCATCATCGTTGGATTCTGGGAAAACCACTGG GTGTACTGGATGGGACCATTGCTCGGTGCTATACTGGCCGGTCTGTCCCACGAGTTCTTCTTTGCACGCAGCGCCTCTCGCCAGAAGCTGGTGGCGTGTCTGACCTGTAAGGACATCGAAATTGTGGAGACGACCAGCATGACCGGATCATCACTGTCCACAGTCACACAGAACGCCATGAGAGCCAAGCATGCCAGCAAACAAGAGAACAACTGA